One region of Vicia villosa cultivar HV-30 ecotype Madison, WI unplaced genomic scaffold, Vvil1.0 ctg.000251F_1_1, whole genome shotgun sequence genomic DNA includes:
- the LOC131625925 gene encoding uncharacterized protein LOC131625925 isoform X2 translates to MEKSVATENRSESNEHLLDDLSSSISELQLDASNDKVGVTHDSIGSSSSADDDWEAKADCEPDKLLSPVSSEVLTSVSNLKLENTKSPTPKRRGRGTFSYDNDKLYSDRLLDGSIIDDVEDEETRSGSEDKKVQYGTSHVLVLSHFSPSTRTTDLEKVFDDIKNCHFVIRWVNDTVALAVFRTPAEALEAKSNARCSFNMTMKILGEEDAYLSSIKPNDLKPPQQRQKTSVVAAQRMIANSMGIKLPSPSRVTGFRQHKKEEDSRKERIVNRQKLKEDAWGED, encoded by the exons ATGGAGAAATCGGTAGCAACAGAGAATCGGAGCGAAAGCAACGAACACTTGTTGGATGATTTGTCCTCTTCTATTTCCGAATTGCAACT TGACGCGTCCAATGACAAGGTTGGTGTTACACATGATTCTATTGGGAGTTCTTCTTCTGCTGATGATG ACTGGGAAGCAAAAGCTGATTGTGAACCTGACAAGTTACTGTCTCCAGTGTCCTCTGAAGTTTTAACTAGTGTGTCAAATCTTAAATTGGAGAACACCAAAAGTCCAACCCCGAAGCGACGTGGAAGAGGAACGTTCTcttatgataatgataaactttATAGTGATCGGTTACTTGATGGTTCGATTATTGACgatgttgaagatgaagaaactcgtTCTGGTTCAGAAGATAAAAAAG TACAATATGGGACCAGTCACGTTCTCGTGTTGTCTCACTTTTCACCAAGTACTAGAACAACAGACCTTGAGAAGGTTTTTGATGACATAAAAAATTGTCATTTTGTGATTCGCTGGGTCAATGATACAGTTGCACTTGCAGTATTCCGAACTCCTGCAGAGG CACTTGAGGCAAAAAGCAATGCTCGATGTTCATTTAATATGACAATGAAGATACTTGGTGAAGAAGATGCATATCTCAGTTCAATTAAACCAAATG ACCTGAAACCACCTCAGCAAAGACAGAAAACCTCAGTCGTGGCAGCACAGAGGATGATTGCTAACAGTATGGGGATAAAGTTGCCCTCCCCCAGCCGTGTTACAGGCTTCCGGCAACATAAAAAGGAAGAAGATTCTCGAAAGGAACGCATTGTTAACAGGCAAAAATTGAAAGAAGATGCATGGGGCGAGGATTAA
- the LOC131625925 gene encoding uncharacterized protein LOC131625925 isoform X1: protein MEKSVATENRSESNEHLLDDLSSSISELQLDASNDKVGVTHDSIGSSSSADDDWEAKADCEPDKLLSPVSSEVLTSVSNLKLENTKSPTPKRRGRGTFSYDNDKLYSDRLLDGSIIDDVEDEETRSGSEDKKGTPNLQYGTSHVLVLSHFSPSTRTTDLEKVFDDIKNCHFVIRWVNDTVALAVFRTPAEALEAKSNARCSFNMTMKILGEEDAYLSSIKPNDLKPPQQRQKTSVVAAQRMIANSMGIKLPSPSRVTGFRQHKKEEDSRKERIVNRQKLKEDAWGED, encoded by the exons ATGGAGAAATCGGTAGCAACAGAGAATCGGAGCGAAAGCAACGAACACTTGTTGGATGATTTGTCCTCTTCTATTTCCGAATTGCAACT TGACGCGTCCAATGACAAGGTTGGTGTTACACATGATTCTATTGGGAGTTCTTCTTCTGCTGATGATG ACTGGGAAGCAAAAGCTGATTGTGAACCTGACAAGTTACTGTCTCCAGTGTCCTCTGAAGTTTTAACTAGTGTGTCAAATCTTAAATTGGAGAACACCAAAAGTCCAACCCCGAAGCGACGTGGAAGAGGAACGTTCTcttatgataatgataaactttATAGTGATCGGTTACTTGATGGTTCGATTATTGACgatgttgaagatgaagaaactcgtTCTGGTTCAGAAGATAAAAAAGGTACACCAAACT TACAATATGGGACCAGTCACGTTCTCGTGTTGTCTCACTTTTCACCAAGTACTAGAACAACAGACCTTGAGAAGGTTTTTGATGACATAAAAAATTGTCATTTTGTGATTCGCTGGGTCAATGATACAGTTGCACTTGCAGTATTCCGAACTCCTGCAGAGG CACTTGAGGCAAAAAGCAATGCTCGATGTTCATTTAATATGACAATGAAGATACTTGGTGAAGAAGATGCATATCTCAGTTCAATTAAACCAAATG ACCTGAAACCACCTCAGCAAAGACAGAAAACCTCAGTCGTGGCAGCACAGAGGATGATTGCTAACAGTATGGGGATAAAGTTGCCCTCCCCCAGCCGTGTTACAGGCTTCCGGCAACATAAAAAGGAAGAAGATTCTCGAAAGGAACGCATTGTTAACAGGCAAAAATTGAAAGAAGATGCATGGGGCGAGGATTAA